CTGAATTTAATTCTGCAACCAAGACGTTCTTATATTGGCGCAGCAAGGTACCTAACTCATTTGGTAAAGGATTTAAATGGCGTAAGTGGAGAAAGGCCAGTGCTAATCCATCGGCGCGGCATTGATTTACAGCAGATTTCAAACTGCCATAAGTACTTCCCCAACCAAGCACTACTGTTTCAGCGCTCTTAATCCCTTCAAGCTGTAAACTGGGGTATTCGCGTGCTATTCCCGCAATTTTATCCGCTCTTAGCTTAACCATCTTCTGATGATTTTCCGCATCATAACTCACTCGCCCCTCTTCCCCTTGCTTCTCTAACCCCCCTAACTGATGGATAAATCCTTCAGTGCCAGGAACATTCCAACTGCGAGAAAGCACATCATCCCTTTGATAAGGCTTAGGAAAACGATTGAATTGGATAGCTGGAATTTCCAACGATTCGAGGCCAGGTATTTTCCATGGCTCTGCAGCATTAGCAATGTAGGCATCCAATAATACAATAACAGGCGTCATATATTTAATTGCGACGTTAAATGCCTCTAAAATTGTATTGAAACAATCGGAAGGAGATTTGGCTGCAAACACCGGCAAAGGCGCTTCCCCGTGTCTACCATACAATGCTTGACGAAGATCACTTTGGCCTGTTTTCGTAGGCAAGCCGGTTGAAGCCCCGGCTCGTTGTACATCCACTAAAACCAGGGGTAACTCAGCCATTACGGCAAGTCCTAAACTTTCACTTTTTAAATCAAAACCAGGTCCTGAGGTACACGTAAGAGCAAGACAACCTGCATAGGCAGCCCCTATACACGCACAAATTGCAGCAATTTCATCTTCCGCCTGGAGTAACTGCACCCCATAATCTTCCAAACGAGCACATTCGTGTAAGATTGCAGAGGCAGGAGTAATCGGATAACCTGAAACTAACATTGGCGTTTGTGTACTGGTAGCCATCGTTGCAATCGCCAGTGACAATGCTTCAACGCCTGTTATTTGTCGATAATCCCCATCGTCACGGCTGACTTGCCCTAACATAAACTGCCGCCTTGCAAGCTCTAGCGTCATTGCATAATTAAATCCTGCCAGCAAGGTGAGCTCATTGGCTTTTGCAATTTGCGGGTTTGCTTTAAATTTTTTCTTAATAAATTCAATACAACTTTCCGTTGGTAAATCAAATAGCCACAGTACCAATCCCAACACATAGAAATTTTTAGCTTTCTTTGCTTGCGCATGATTCATATCTAGTGCAGCAACCGCCTGAAGTGTTTGGGTGATAAGTGGTAGCGAAACGAGTTGATAATGTTCAGCCGCATTATCAAGAAAGTCTTTGGTTAATCCTGCTTTTTGCCAATCCTTTTCCTGAAAACTATCCTCGTTAACAATTAACAAACCACCCGGGTTTAAATGTTGCAATGAATTTTTTAAGGCAGCTGGATTTAATGCCACCAACACATCAAGTGTTTCCCCGGCAGTAAAAATAGCTTGTTCTGACATCGCTAGTTGAAAACCAGACACCCCAGCAACCGTTCCAGCAGGTGCTCTAATTTCTGCAGGAAAGTCAGGAAGTGTTCTTACATCTTTTCCTGTCAGTGCAGCCGTAATCGTTAGCTGTTCACCAACGAGCTGCACACCGTCTCCAGAGTCTCCGGTTAATCGTATAACGATTGCGTCAGTATTAGGCATAGTTTCTCGCTTCCAACATGAGTTGACGCATGTGTCTTACCGCATCTTTCAAACCACTAAATAAAGCACGTGCGATAATGGCATGGCCAATGTTAAGTTCATGTAATTCTTTAATAGCCGCAATTGGTTTCACATTATGATAATTTAAACCATGACCAGCATTAACAATTAAATTGAGGCTAGCGGCGTATTTTGTTGCTTCAATTATTCGTTGCAATTCGTGTGCCCGTTCTGTTGGATTCGTAGCATCCGCATAACAACCAGTATGAATTTCAATCACTGGAGCTCCTACCGCAGCAGCAGCCTCAATTTGTTTCATATCAGGATCAATAAATAGAGAGACTTCACTTCCTATCGTCTTTAAGCGTTTTACTGCATTGGCAACGCTTTGGTAATGCCCAATAACATCCAATCCGCCTTCTGTGGTTAGTTCTTCTCGTTTTTCGGGCACTAAACAGGCATGCTCCGGTTTAATTTCTTCCGCGAAATCAAGCATTGCTTCAGTCACTGCTAATTCCAAATTCATGCGTGTTTGCAAGACGGCTTTAATTAATCGAACATCTCGAGCTTGGATATGACGCAAATCTTCGCGCATGTGTAGGGTAATTCCATCAGCACCAGCCTCTTCTGCTTCCATTGCAGCCTGTACCGGATCAGGGTAAGGTGTACCGCGTGCCTGACGCACTGTCGCGATGTGATCAATATTAACACCAAGCAAAATTTCATTTGTCATAGCTTCACCATTAACCAAGTAAAATGCACGAATTATGACCTGAAACGTATTTTGCATCTAGAGCAGTGATGATCATTTTTAGTTTGATTGAATAATATAAGCGATTTATGTGCCAAATTTTTAAATTGCTCGGACATCGAAAGGACCTTTCAATGGAGTCTGCCAGGTTGTATAGTCTTAGTAAAACTCTACCACTGACGCTATGTCGTTTCTTTACCGAAAATACTTGATTGAGCCTAACACCTCTCGAATAAGAACATCGATTCTCGTCATCATCACCCTTTTTATTATTCTCATTAGCAATCTCCACAACATCAAAGACTTTATGCATCATCAATATTTCGTCTACGAACAAGACGCTTATATGCACTTAGTCATTGCCTCAGATTTACTCAGACAAGGAGATTGGTATCAACATTTTAACCCACGCCTTAATGCGCCTTTTGGAGCAGACACGCATAGTTGGACATCTGCTATCACGGTTTTATTAGCAAGTGGAGGTCTACTACTTAGCATTTTCATGCCTCTTTCATCCGCTCTTTACAATTGGAGTTTTTGGTTGCCTATTATTTTTTTTGCTATTTCAGCTTGGGCTATGTTGTGGGTTATTAACCCTTTAAAACCGTCTGCTTCCCAGCAATTTTTTGTACTTTTGGCCTTTTTATTTAATCCTTTTATGCACAGTTATTTTATTCCTCTGCGCGTTGATTATGATTTTTTCTTAATTCCCTTAAGCATCATCTACTGGGGATATTTACTACGGTTTATGCAGACAGATAGAATCAGCTTGGCTATAACTACTGCAATTGTGGCTAGTTTGGCCGTGTGGACAAGTATCAGCTTTATGTTGTTATTGTTAATTGGGCTTGGCTTCCTTTTTGGGTTAGCACTAGTTAAACACGAAATTCGCCCTTACTCTGTCGCCGTTTTTTTATTAAGTCTTTGTGTTGGATTTGCAGTGATTATCCTTCTTGAGCATCGTAATTTTTTGACAGTAGCTCATGATGTTATTTCTATTGTTCATCTTATTTTTGTCCTTCTTTTGACGCTAACTTTTTGTTTATATGTGCTACTTTTACAAAATAAAAATAGAGTGACTAAAACTCTCTTTGCGTTCACAGCAGTGCTTGCTCTATTCTTGATGATGAATTTTTTATTTTCGGGATTTTATTTAGGTCCATATAATCATGTCGACGCTTATTTGTTACAGCATTTTTTCCCAACTCTTTCCGAATTTTATTCACCATTTAGTATCGATCCTTCACTGGCACTAGCAATCCTTAGTTATTTTTTAATAGGTGCTGGGTATTGTTACTTTCTCTATCTTCAAAATTCACTTTGCGGGACAAAGCTATTCTTCTTAAGCGCTGCAACGTTCACTATCTTGCTAACAATATACATGTATCGTTGGGTTGAATTTGCAGTTCCGCTGACTATTATTCTTGCGTCTTTTATTCTTCATGAAATAAAACATAGCAGACTGTCTTTTCAACTAATATCAGTGGCAATTCTTAGTGCCCTACCGCTTTTCATTTTCTCACTTAGCAACGATTATTTTGTTGACTCACAACAATTATGCCAACAGCAATTTTATCGAATGCTTCAAGATAAATTTTTAGAGAAGCCTCAATTTAAAAAAGACAACATTATTTTTGTCCATAGTAATTATGGTCCGTTACTGCTTTACTCCACACGATATTCCATCATTGCGACTAACGACCATCACAATCCAGAGGGATTAAAAACCAGCCTGCGCTTTTTTAAAGCGAGTAATGAGGAAGCAAAACAATTAATGCAACAACGAAACGTGGATTTAATATTGATTTGTCCTTTAGAGCAATCCACCGCGTTTAATCCTCAAACAAGCTCCTGGCTTAAAAAAATCCCACTTCCCTCTTCTTATTCTCAATGGCAACTTTATCAACCTAATTAAAGAGCTCACTCCTGGCATCATATTAAGACATGGTGATTATTTGTTTTTTATTCACCAAAATGATATATTTTCTCCCCCAATGACCATATATTGATCAATAAAATGCCATCTATATCAAACTTAACTGAATTTAATCACGCGTTAATTTATGCCTTTGAACCAGAATCATCACCAGCACGCTTATCAGGTTCTGAAACGTTTAAAGATGCTTTGTTCCCTGAAGCTGAGCAACATGAAGACATGTTGCGCGCTTATCTTTATGCCCAAGAAATAATTTTACCATTCATTCGTCAAAATGGGTTTGAAAAAGTAGATGAGAGACTTTTTCTGGAGTGGATTAATACATTGCATGAGTTCATAGGTAAAGCCTTGCTAGCGGCTCATGGAAGAAAATCTGGCGAATATACAAAAGAAGCTGTTCTTCGCTGGCATCAAGGAGCACAAATCGGGTCTGATGTCGCCTTATTTATGTCAAATAAACATCCTAAGTGCAAATCAAAGAGTCAATTTGTTGATTTTCTGGTTGAATCAAAAATTAGCTTTGATGATGCAACAGTTTTTGTGGATCTTCTATACCAAATTAGGGAGTCTTCACTTAAGGCACATCCATCACAGCTGCCTTTTATCGATAAAAAAAGTCCCTACTTAAAAGGAATTACGACCCTTCATAAGCTAATCACTGCTTATCATAGTAAACAACTGTCACCTACAGAAAAAAAAGCCCTTGATAATATCGTTAAAATTTGTTGCTACCCGGAGGACATTCCTCCAGCAATGAAAAATTTTGCAACCGAGACTCTTACTAAGCTACGTACTCTTGATAGGAAGAATTTACCTCAAATAGCCAAATGTCTGGCAGAAACTTTTTATAGATTTACTGAAATTCATCCGTTTGCAAATGCAAATGGACGAACCGGAACCTGTATAATCAATATTTTTCTACGTGCATTTGACTTACCGAGTATATTGCTTCGACATCCAGGTGAAAAAGAAAATGAATCGAGCCTCTATTCTCAAGCCATTGCACAAATTGATAAAACCTTAGAGCCACTAACTGAACTAATCTTAAAGCGCATAAGAGATGCACAAGAAAAACCCTTTGTGGATGAAGAATTAAAGACCGTTATTGCCTTACGTCTAACCTTATCGACTTTGTTACAAAATATTTTAAAAAAATACCCTACGCTGGACATAGATGGCTTGCAAAAGCAGATTAGTCCCATAACTATGTTAGCAATCAGCATAAGCCCAAATAGTAACAAATCTGCCATGATTATTCTTTCGGAGTTGATTCATTTAGCCCGTGAAGAAGAGAAAAAAATGGATGCAGTATTCTCAAAACTCTTTTTACCACAACCTACTGTTTCTGCAACTGAAAAAGAGCAAATTGTGAACGCATTGGAAAAATTAACTGGCTTAACAGGTTGGAAAACGGCTAACAGCAAGTTGATTGTCTGGATTGATTTACCTGATTACTCAGCAAACGAAATTGCAGACATTGTTCTCAACTTGCAATCAACCCAAGCTATTGAGGTTAGTTCTGGAAAAAGAAGCGATAATGGTATTCCATCTATTCAATGTAGAAATATTAATATTGCAAAACTTCTGGAATTAGCTAATACAGGACCTAACAAACTATCTGCTGAGTCCTTAGATAATAATAACAATAATAACTAGGTATAAACGTTCTAAGTGAATTGATCTTAATTAAACCTTGGATAGTCACTCCGTCGATTATCCAAGGTAACTTTTAAAAATTATTGCTTTCTGGCTTAAGTCTTTTTTATGTACAATGCCCGTGACTGTAAAACTCTACCCTCTAATAATGAATCTATCGCCTGGCGCATAATTAATTTGGCTGTTTTGAGTACTGCCACATCATTTAAATGTCCTTGAGATAAGGCTAAAATGTGCTTACCAGACAATCCAGTAATTGCCGGTATAAATCCTTCTTTCGCTATAAATTGATAATTTTTATTCTCATCTATTAACTGCATTGTATTCGCCTCCTCCGTGAATGAGATGGCTTGTCCACACGCAGTCAGTAAAGACCATTCAAAATGTCTTAACAGAACCTCTATCATCAGATTATTAGTCGCATCGACTAATCCATTAAGCGTTTTAAGATAGGTTTCAAAAAGTTCTGGATGGTAATCCAAAGCACTTAGGCTGTAATAAAGTAGTTCATTAAGGTAGAGGCCTGCAAAGAGTGCATTGCCTTTAAGGTCTAAGGTGCGCGATGTTGTTTCAAATTGTCGCACATAATGCCGGTCCCTTTTGATCTCTACAGATAACCAAAGAGGGGTAAATAATTGTAGAACAGCTTGTTTTTTAGGAGAGCGTCCACCCTTGCATAAGCATTTAATGATTCCTTTCTCGCGAGTAAAAAAGGTGACGAGCACACTGGAATCACCAGAGGGACGTTTATGCAAAACCCAAGCCTCAACTAATTCAACCGTCATAGCCTAATTGCTTTAGCGTACGTTCATCATCCGCCCAACCTGTTTTCACTTTGCACCAACATTGCAAGAAAACTTTTTTACCCAATAAGTTTTCCATATCCAGGCGAGCATTGGTTGCCATCTCTTTCAGCTTCTTTCCCTTATCGCCGATAATAATACGCTTATGATTCTCTTTTTCTACCAGAATTAAAGCATGGATACGTACGAGATTACCTTCATCCTTGTAAGACTCAATTTCCACTGTCGTTGCATAAGGTAATTCCTGACCACAAAGGCGAAAAATTTTTTCTCTTAATAATTCTGCACATAAAAATCGGATCGGACGATCGGTAAATTGATCATCTGCAAATAAATGCGGTCCTTCTGGTAAATAAGCCTTTAACGTTTCTTCAAACTCCTCGACTTGTACTCCTGTTTTGGCAGAAAGAGGAATAATTTTGGCAAATTCGTGAAGTCCACTTAGCTGTTCTATAAAAGGCAGCAACTGATCTTTATCTACAATCTTATCCACTTTATTAATTAGCAAAATACAAGGCACTTTAGCCTGCTTAATTAAATGCAGAACATATTCATCCTCTTCAGTCCAATGAGTTCCGTCTACGAGAAATGCAATAACATCGACATCACGCAAAACACTCTTGGCAGTTTTGTTCATCATGCGATTCATCACTTTTTTGGACCCCTGATGAATACCAGGAGTATCGACATAAACGTATTGGTAATCCTCAAGTGTTTGTATCCCTAGAATGCTATGTCTTGTAGTTTGAGGTTTTCGCGAGGTAATACTCAATTTTTGATTTAAAATACGGTTTAGCAGCGTTGATTTACCTACGTTCGGGCGTCCTACTAAAGCAATGTAACCGCAATAACTTGTCATTAATTATCTATTCCTGTTTATTTTTGCATCATTTTAACAGCCAGCCTGCTGGATTGCCAGCAAACCCTATCAATTCTCGTTGCAACAATTCTTTAAGTATTTTGCAATCTAACTTTTCAGATGTCCACTTGCAAACAGACTACAAAGTTTTATAGTCTTCCTAAAGGATGGGCCAATTAAAAGTAGACTATGTTTCCAGTAAAATTAATCAGTGAGCGGCTACAAACTATAGTCCCCCTGCAAATTAAGCCTTATGCCCATGAAGAGATCCCTACTATTACCGGCTCGGCAATCAGCAGTCAGGCTGGCACAGTATTCTATGGTTATTACAACATGGAATATAAATTACCGGGGAACAATCAATTTCCAGGTAATAATTCTCTTCGTATTTTTGCAAACCATAATAAGAAAAATGTGCAGATCTTATTAATAACCGATGACCCACAAAAATTAAAAAATTTGCCGGGGTCTCGACCTTCTTCTTTAGTAGCTAACACAATTAACCAAATCAATCGCTATCGAATACGTTCTGATCATTATCAGAAACCACGTACAAAAGCTCAAATTGCTAAATATCAATTAGCGACAACCTGTATTGATAAATTGTCTCAATT
The nucleotide sequence above comes from Legionella hackeliae. Encoded proteins:
- a CDS encoding glycosyltransferase family protein, with protein sequence MIEPNTSRIRTSILVIITLFIILISNLHNIKDFMHHQYFVYEQDAYMHLVIASDLLRQGDWYQHFNPRLNAPFGADTHSWTSAITVLLASGGLLLSIFMPLSSALYNWSFWLPIIFFAISAWAMLWVINPLKPSASQQFFVLLAFLFNPFMHSYFIPLRVDYDFFLIPLSIIYWGYLLRFMQTDRISLAITTAIVASLAVWTSISFMLLLLIGLGFLFGLALVKHEIRPYSVAVFLLSLCVGFAVIILLEHRNFLTVAHDVISIVHLIFVLLLTLTFCLYVLLLQNKNRVTKTLFAFTAVLALFLMMNFLFSGFYLGPYNHVDAYLLQHFFPTLSEFYSPFSIDPSLALAILSYFLIGAGYCYFLYLQNSLCGTKLFFLSAATFTILLTIYMYRWVEFAVPLTIILASFILHEIKHSRLSFQLISVAILSALPLFIFSLSNDYFVDSQQLCQQQFYRMLQDKFLEKPQFKKDNIIFVHSNYGPLLLYSTRYSIIATNDHHNPEGLKTSLRFFKASNEEAKQLMQQRNVDLILICPLEQSTAFNPQTSSWLKKIPLPSSYSQWQLYQPN
- a CDS encoding Fic family protein; amino-acid sequence: MPSISNLTEFNHALIYAFEPESSPARLSGSETFKDALFPEAEQHEDMLRAYLYAQEIILPFIRQNGFEKVDERLFLEWINTLHEFIGKALLAAHGRKSGEYTKEAVLRWHQGAQIGSDVALFMSNKHPKCKSKSQFVDFLVESKISFDDATVFVDLLYQIRESSLKAHPSQLPFIDKKSPYLKGITTLHKLITAYHSKQLSPTEKKALDNIVKICCYPEDIPPAMKNFATETLTKLRTLDRKNLPQIAKCLAETFYRFTEIHPFANANGRTGTCIINIFLRAFDLPSILLRHPGEKENESSLYSQAIAQIDKTLEPLTELILKRIRDAQEKPFVDEELKTVIALRLTLSTLLQNILKKYPTLDIDGLQKQISPITMLAISISPNSNKSAMIILSELIHLAREEEKKMDAVFSKLFLPQPTVSATEKEQIVNALEKLTGLTGWKTANSKLIVWIDLPDYSANEIADIVLNLQSTQAIEVSSGKRSDNGIPSIQCRNINIAKLLELANTGPNKLSAESLDNNNNNN
- the recO gene encoding DNA repair protein RecO, yielding MTVELVEAWVLHKRPSGDSSVLVTFFTREKGIIKCLCKGGRSPKKQAVLQLFTPLWLSVEIKRDRHYVRQFETTSRTLDLKGNALFAGLYLNELLYYSLSALDYHPELFETYLKTLNGLVDATNNLMIEVLLRHFEWSLLTACGQAISFTEEANTMQLIDENKNYQFIAKEGFIPAITGLSGKHILALSQGHLNDVAVLKTAKLIMRQAIDSLLEGRVLQSRALYIKKT
- a CDS encoding 2-oxoacid:acceptor oxidoreductase subunit alpha, with product MPNTDAIVIRLTGDSGDGVQLVGEQLTITAALTGKDVRTLPDFPAEIRAPAGTVAGVSGFQLAMSEQAIFTAGETLDVLVALNPAALKNSLQHLNPGGLLIVNEDSFQEKDWQKAGLTKDFLDNAAEHYQLVSLPLITQTLQAVAALDMNHAQAKKAKNFYVLGLVLWLFDLPTESCIEFIKKKFKANPQIAKANELTLLAGFNYAMTLELARRQFMLGQVSRDDGDYRQITGVEALSLAIATMATSTQTPMLVSGYPITPASAILHECARLEDYGVQLLQAEDEIAAICACIGAAYAGCLALTCTSGPGFDLKSESLGLAVMAELPLVLVDVQRAGASTGLPTKTGQSDLRQALYGRHGEAPLPVFAAKSPSDCFNTILEAFNVAIKYMTPVIVLLDAYIANAAEPWKIPGLESLEIPAIQFNRFPKPYQRDDVLSRSWNVPGTEGFIHQLGGLEKQGEEGRVSYDAENHQKMVKLRADKIAGIAREYPSLQLEGIKSAETVVLGWGSTYGSLKSAVNQCRADGLALAFLHLRHLNPLPNELGTLLRQYKNVLVAELNSGQLCQLLRANYLVDAKSINQCNGQPFTVSHLVNAIKLEINHE
- the era gene encoding GTPase Era; the encoded protein is MTSYCGYIALVGRPNVGKSTLLNRILNQKLSITSRKPQTTRHSILGIQTLEDYQYVYVDTPGIHQGSKKVMNRMMNKTAKSVLRDVDVIAFLVDGTHWTEEDEYVLHLIKQAKVPCILLINKVDKIVDKDQLLPFIEQLSGLHEFAKIIPLSAKTGVQVEEFEETLKAYLPEGPHLFADDQFTDRPIRFLCAELLREKIFRLCGQELPYATTVEIESYKDEGNLVRIHALILVEKENHKRIIIGDKGKKLKEMATNARLDMENLLGKKVFLQCWCKVKTGWADDERTLKQLGYDG
- the pdxJ gene encoding pyridoxine 5'-phosphate synthase, with protein sequence MTNEILLGVNIDHIATVRQARGTPYPDPVQAAMEAEEAGADGITLHMREDLRHIQARDVRLIKAVLQTRMNLELAVTEAMLDFAEEIKPEHACLVPEKREELTTEGGLDVIGHYQSVANAVKRLKTIGSEVSLFIDPDMKQIEAAAAVGAPVIEIHTGCYADATNPTERAHELQRIIEATKYAASLNLIVNAGHGLNYHNVKPIAAIKELHELNIGHAIIARALFSGLKDAVRHMRQLMLEARNYA